In a single window of the Papaver somniferum cultivar HN1 chromosome 8, ASM357369v1, whole genome shotgun sequence genome:
- the LOC113304750 gene encoding uncharacterized protein LOC113304750, whose protein sequence is MSSPSQTLALVVTEEREAADTQLSSLVYDVSQQVQAAMENMLKMTNEIDQSSSGIMEEIEKCKESATEKKKMLDEEKERFQKAAYMALDMLNNTNSVVA, encoded by the exons ATGTCGTCTCCTTCACAAACCCTAGCTCTAGTAGTTACAGAAGAAAGAGAAGCAGCTGATACTCAGCTCTCATCTCTCGTCTATG ATGTCTCACAACAAGTGCAAGCAGCAATGGAGAACATGCTTAAGATGACTAA TGAAATAGATCAAAGCTCAAGTGGAATAATGGAAGAAATTGAAAAGTGCAAGGAGTCTGCaactgagaagaagaaaatgTTAGACGAAGAAAAAGAACGTTTCCAGAAAGCTGCTTACATGGCTTTAGATATGCTCAACAACACT AATTCTGTCGTAGCTTAA
- the LOC113303720 gene encoding uncharacterized protein LOC113303720 produces MATATIISLTSATSSYLLPPNSKCMLARKRALFFSPLHHVSSNFAFPSSLQFKKCRQPRRPVIKAARTESKGVLLGSRAPDFQLLEPLTGKTWELDDFDSHPALLVMFICNHCPFVIHLKQDIVKLTNYYMKKGLAVVAISSNSVVTHPQDGPDFMAEEAKLFKYPFPYLYDESQDVARAFRAVCTPEFLLYKKVGRRPFELVYHGQFDDSRPSNNMRVTGRDLSMAIDSALSGQPLSFVQKPSVGCSIKWHPEKSM; encoded by the exons ATGGCAACTGCTACAATCATCTCTCTGACTTCAGCTACATCATCATATTTACTGCCTCC CAATTCCAAGTGCATGTTAGCCAGGAAAAGAGCTCTATTCTTCTCACCGTTGCATCATGTCTCTTCAAATTTTGCTTTCCCTTCTTCTCTACAATTCAAAAAATGTAGGCAACCCAGAAGACCAGTAATTAAGGCTGCAAGAACAGAGTCTAAAGGGGTTTTATTAGGATCTAGAGCTCCTGATTTCCAGCTTTTAGAGCCCCTTACTGGAAAAACTTGGGAATTGGACGATTTTGATTCTCATCCTGCGTTACTGGTTATGTTTATTTGTAACCACTGCCCATTTGTAATACACTTGAAGCAAGACATCGTGAAACTTACCAACTACTACATGAAGAAGGGGCTTGCAGTTGTTGCTATCTCTTCAAATTCTGTAGTTACGCATCCACAGGATGGTCCTGACTTCATGGCAGAAGAAGCAAAGTTATTCAAGTACCCGTTTCCGTATCTTTATGACGAGTCACAAGATGTTGCACGAGCATTCAGAGCTGTCTGCACACCTGAATTTCTACTCTACAAAAAGGTTGGCAGAAGACCATTTGAGCTCGTTTATCATGGCCAGTTTGATGACTCACGGCCAAGTAATAATATGAGAGTTACTGGAAGGGACTTGAGCATGGCAATAGATTCTGCTCTCAGTGGGCAGCCATTGTCTTTTGTGCAAAAACCAAGTGTTGGATGCAGTATAAAGTGGCATCCTGAGAAAAGCATGTAA